The proteins below come from a single Bombyx mori chromosome 19, ASM3026992v2 genomic window:
- the CPG19 gene encoding cuticular protein glycine-rich 19 precursor (The RefSeq protein has 2 substitutions compared to this genomic sequence) has translation MKTIICVALLACVCMAYAAPPPSAVEPAKADELLQPEETHWVGRVWGHSGWGHGGHGGYGRGYGGYGGYGGHGGYGGYGGYGGYGGYSGYGGLGGWGYGSGFGGGYGYGWKR, from the exons ATGAAGACT ATTATCTGCGTTGCTTTATTGGCATGCGTGTGCATGGCGTACGCCGCACCTCCCCCTTCGGCTGTCGAACCAGCCAAGGCTGACGAGCTTCTCCAACCGGAAGAAACTCATTGGGGTGGACGGGGTTGGGGCCACTCTGGTTGGGGCCACGGAGGACACGGGGGCTACGGTCGCGGTTATGGAGGATACGGTGGATACGGCGGACACGGCGGATACGGCGGCTATGGCGGATACGGCGGTTATGGCGGATATAGCGGATATGGTGGACTAGGTGGATGGGGATACGGAAGCGGCTTTGGCGGCGGTTACGGCTACGGCTGGAAACGCTAA
- the LOC101745172 gene encoding holotricin-3, producing the protein MNIFYYITVLICACLAYVSALPSAIAGAEDLQPAESRWNHGGGHHGGGHHGGGHHGGGHYGGGHHGGHGGYKGGYGHGR; encoded by the exons ATGAACATT TTCTACTATATCACTGTTTTGATCTGTGCGTGCCTCGCATATGTCTCCGCTCTCCCTTCGGCCATCGCGGGAGCTGAAGACCTCCAACCCGCCGAGTCTCGTTGGAATCATGGCGGTGGACACCACGGCGGTGGACACCACGGCGGCGGTCACCACGGTGGTGGTCACTACGGCGGTGGTCATCATGGTGGCCATGGAGGCTACAAGGGTGGTTATGGACACGGACGCTAA
- the LOC101747064 gene encoding solute carrier family 35 member F5 isoform X1, whose translation MLTLCHNYFHVSPNNKNKDVVQEFNRKKYVFGVFILLLVVVLWVVSSEMTKYLYTEKHLERPFLVTYVRSSLLFIYLLVLCFSPPTKDPCRPTDYTQLLEPTAETDDESFFTESNVNSLGDSTFIPVRAGETTDSDDAAPRAVRFNKVAEVRVMSAAMASEALLARLSWAASERAAQVAQRRAAAAATRRHLRLALFLSMPWFISNYLYRLSILHTSTSSATMYTSTTGAFVLTLGAIFAEVPTDRFTISKSVAVLLTAAGLVVLGISESHQSNWTAVLSALGSAFCYAIHLLLFRRELRKGEGINSPLLIGVVGCIVGGAAWSVGGALAAAGVERAALPSPPLWPWLILDAALGPVLIDSLWIWGRSLTGGGAASGVVWLAAPAAVCAEAGGAARVAAALLTAAGCVLAAAPAPCISALTRRLKLPNPISNFRNIPELDEQSEALMSSDEPT comes from the exons ATGTTGACTTTGTGTCACAATTATTTTCACGTCTCacccaataataaaaacaaagatgTTGTTCAAGAGTTCAACCGGAAAAAATATGTGTTCggtgtatttattttgttactggTCGTTGTATTATGGGTCGTATCCTCAGAGATGACAAAA tatttaTACACTGAAAAACACTTAGAGAGACCGTTTCTTGTGACTTACGTGAGAAGCTCATTACTATTTATATATCTCTTAGTTTTGTGTTTTTCACCTCCTACAAAGGATCCTTGTCGACCAACTGATTACACT cAATTATTAGAGCCTACAGCAGAAACGGATGATGAAAGCTTCTTTACTGAATCCAATGTAAATAGTTTG GGTGATTCAACATTTATACCGGTCAGAGCGGGGGAAACAACCGACAGTGACGATGCTGCACCCAGAGCTGTCCGTTTTAATAAAGTTGCTGAG GTACGAGTTATGTCAGCAGCGATGGCCAGTGAAGCGTTGTTGGCCCGATTATCTTGGGCGGCCTCAGAACGTGCTGCGCAAGTTGCACAGAGGCGTGCCGCTGCAGCCGCCACAAGACGACATCTGCGTTTAGCATTGTTCTTGTCTATGCCT TGGTTCATATCAAACTATCTGTACCGTTTAAGTATACTGCACACATCAACTAGTTCAGCTACAATGTACACATCTACAACGGGCGCCTTCGTTCTTACCCTGGGAGCTATATTTGCAGAAGTACCAACGGATCGGTTCACAATCTCGAAAAGTGTTGCCGTTCTTTTAACTGCAGCCGGCTTG GTGGTGCTCGGAATATCGGAGAGCCATCAGAGTAACTGGACGGCGGTGTTGTCAGCACTTGGTTCGGCATTTTGCTACGCAATACATCTTTTGTTGTTCAGAAGAGAATTGAGGAAAGGAGAAGGCATAAACTCACCATTACTGATTG GAGTGGTGGGGTGCATAGTAGGCGGCGCGGCGTGGAGTGTGGGCGGCGCGCTGGCGGCGGCGGGCGTGGAGCGCGCGGCCCTGCCCTCGCCGCCGCTGTGGCCCTGGCTCATACTCGACGCTGCACTAGGTCCTGTGCTCATCGACTCGCTCTGGATATG GGGTCGGTCGTTGACGGGCGGCGGCGCGGCTAGCGGCGTGGTGTGGCTCGCGGCGCCGGCGGCGGTGTGCGCGGAGGCGGGGGGGGCGGCGCGCGTGGCGGCGGCGCTGCTGACGGCCGCGGGGTGCGTGCTCGCCGCCGCACCCGCGCCTTGTATCTCCGCGCTAACACGTCGCCTGAAGCTGCCCAATCCAATCTC CAACTTTAGAAATATTCCTGAATTGGACGAACAATCGGAAGCGTTGATGTCCTCGGACGAGCCGACGTAG
- the LOC101745316 gene encoding eukaryotic translation elongation factor 1 epsilon-1 → MPKMSTNNVDVIKMIGKYLDVSVGAVCYNTDKVPTAVLENKNVEGFVTIILSMVSKCGTASSEEQRLLTYQWLEYISMFSNQAVANSTFAFKFLQEINRALQSNTYLTGQFLTIADVALYYIVYPLLEHMSVAERDAFVHLCRWSKHIQAQPRVCHNRPPLPLNAVSLSVLAPAVH, encoded by the exons ATGCCGAAAATGAGTACCAATAATGTGGATGTAATTAAGATGATCGGAAAATATTTAGATGTTTCAGTCGGGGCCGTTTGTTATAATACAGACAAA GTTCCCACTGCCGtacttgaaaataaaaatgttgagGGTTTTGTGACTATCATTTTGAGTATGGTTTCAAAATGTGGAACTGCAAGCAGTGAAGAGCAACGACTGCTAACCTACCAATGGTTAGAGTACATCTCCATGTTTAGTAATCAGGCTGTGGCAAATTCAACTTTTGCATTCAAATTCTTGCAA GAAATAAACAGAGCTCTACAAAGTAACACATATCTGACTGGCCAGTTTCTAACAATTGCTGATGTTGCATTATATTACATAGTGTATCCTTTACTG GAGCATATGTCTGTAGCAGAACGCGATGCCTTTGTTCACTTATGCAGATGGTCAAAACATATACAAGCACAACCGCGAGTTTGCCATAATCGTCCACCACTTCCATTGAATGCTGTGTCACTCTCGGTGCTGGCACCGGCAGTACACTGA
- the LOC101747064 gene encoding solute carrier family 35 member F5 isoform X2, with product MLTLCHNYFHVSPNNKNKDVVQEFNRKKYVFGVFILLLVVVLWVVSSEMTKYLYTEKHLERPFLVTYVRSSLLFIYLLVLCFSPPTKDPCRPTDYTQLLEPTAETDDESFFTESNGDSTFIPVRAGETTDSDDAAPRAVRFNKVAEVRVMSAAMASEALLARLSWAASERAAQVAQRRAAAAATRRHLRLALFLSMPWFISNYLYRLSILHTSTSSATMYTSTTGAFVLTLGAIFAEVPTDRFTISKSVAVLLTAAGLVVLGISESHQSNWTAVLSALGSAFCYAIHLLLFRRELRKGEGINSPLLIGVVGCIVGGAAWSVGGALAAAGVERAALPSPPLWPWLILDAALGPVLIDSLWIWGRSLTGGGAASGVVWLAAPAAVCAEAGGAARVAAALLTAAGCVLAAAPAPCISALTRRLKLPNPISNFRNIPELDEQSEALMSSDEPT from the exons ATGTTGACTTTGTGTCACAATTATTTTCACGTCTCacccaataataaaaacaaagatgTTGTTCAAGAGTTCAACCGGAAAAAATATGTGTTCggtgtatttattttgttactggTCGTTGTATTATGGGTCGTATCCTCAGAGATGACAAAA tatttaTACACTGAAAAACACTTAGAGAGACCGTTTCTTGTGACTTACGTGAGAAGCTCATTACTATTTATATATCTCTTAGTTTTGTGTTTTTCACCTCCTACAAAGGATCCTTGTCGACCAACTGATTACACT cAATTATTAGAGCCTACAGCAGAAACGGATGATGAAAGCTTCTTTACTGAATCCAAT GGTGATTCAACATTTATACCGGTCAGAGCGGGGGAAACAACCGACAGTGACGATGCTGCACCCAGAGCTGTCCGTTTTAATAAAGTTGCTGAG GTACGAGTTATGTCAGCAGCGATGGCCAGTGAAGCGTTGTTGGCCCGATTATCTTGGGCGGCCTCAGAACGTGCTGCGCAAGTTGCACAGAGGCGTGCCGCTGCAGCCGCCACAAGACGACATCTGCGTTTAGCATTGTTCTTGTCTATGCCT TGGTTCATATCAAACTATCTGTACCGTTTAAGTATACTGCACACATCAACTAGTTCAGCTACAATGTACACATCTACAACGGGCGCCTTCGTTCTTACCCTGGGAGCTATATTTGCAGAAGTACCAACGGATCGGTTCACAATCTCGAAAAGTGTTGCCGTTCTTTTAACTGCAGCCGGCTTG GTGGTGCTCGGAATATCGGAGAGCCATCAGAGTAACTGGACGGCGGTGTTGTCAGCACTTGGTTCGGCATTTTGCTACGCAATACATCTTTTGTTGTTCAGAAGAGAATTGAGGAAAGGAGAAGGCATAAACTCACCATTACTGATTG GAGTGGTGGGGTGCATAGTAGGCGGCGCGGCGTGGAGTGTGGGCGGCGCGCTGGCGGCGGCGGGCGTGGAGCGCGCGGCCCTGCCCTCGCCGCCGCTGTGGCCCTGGCTCATACTCGACGCTGCACTAGGTCCTGTGCTCATCGACTCGCTCTGGATATG GGGTCGGTCGTTGACGGGCGGCGGCGCGGCTAGCGGCGTGGTGTGGCTCGCGGCGCCGGCGGCGGTGTGCGCGGAGGCGGGGGGGGCGGCGCGCGTGGCGGCGGCGCTGCTGACGGCCGCGGGGTGCGTGCTCGCCGCCGCACCCGCGCCTTGTATCTCCGCGCTAACACGTCGCCTGAAGCTGCCCAATCCAATCTC CAACTTTAGAAATATTCCTGAATTGGACGAACAATCGGAAGCGTTGATGTCCTCGGACGAGCCGACGTAG
- the LOC101746932 gene encoding uncharacterized protein LOC101746932, whose protein sequence is MVAVLILFTVFPTLILCSGQGNIQLLEDEISIALKSCAITDLGAGTRQKRSNNLYNNGGLDGNSKQTSKKYILERRNTDGRREQIYKINTTDDDFENDAPNEKQWFSFSSPQMGGAHHYNSRKLYRAKRNEPLFNKSDTDQCLSQCVFANLQVVDPHGIPREAELWNLVQSSITSQQSRAALHDQIHACFQELQSETEDNGCSYSNKLEKCLMLRFAERKEKNMKSRNSN, encoded by the exons ATGGTCGCAGTTTTGATATTGTTCACTGTCTTTCCAACACTGATTTTGTGTTCTGGTCAAGGCAATATTCAATTACTAGAAGATGAAATATCTATCGCACTTAAGTCATGTGCTATTACGGATTTGGGAGCCGGTACTCGACAAAAAAGatctaataatttatataataatggtggtttagaCGGCAACTCGAAGCAAACGTCAAAGAAATATATTCTCGAAAGACGTAACACTGATGGGAGACGTGAGCagatttacaaaattaatacaactgATGACGATTTTGAAAACGATGCACCTAATGAAAAACAATGGTTTAGTTTTTCGTCACCACAAATGGGAGGCGCCCATCATTACAACTCTAGAAAACTGTATAGGGCGAAACGCAACGAACCACTTTTTAATAAATCTGACACTGACCAG TGCCTTAGTCAATGTGTGTTTGCCAATTTACAAGTG GTGGATCCGCATGGTATCCCACGTGAAGCTGAATTGTGGAACCTTGTGCAGTCTTCAATCACATCCCAACAGTCACGTGCTGCTTTACATGACCAAATACATGCTTGCTTTCAAGAACTACAATCCG AAACCGAAGACAACGGATGTTCATATTCAAACAAACTAGAAAAATGTCTCATGTTGCGCTTCGCTGAGAGAAAAGAGAAGAATATGAAATCAAGAAATTCTAACTAG